GCATCCGGAGTTCGAATTACTCTCCGTCCGAAGGGATCTGCGCCGCAGCGACGACTGACGACGGCTCGGTGGGCCGTTGCTTGCGGCGCAGCGGCGTGGGCGTCACCGCACCCGGCGCCAGCTTGCGGGCGAAGACCAAAAACGCTGTGTGCCCGCGCATGTTGTGTTGGGGGCGCACCGCCAAACCCACAACATTCCAGCCACGTTGCATCGTCTCCCACGCGCGCGGCTCGGTCCAGCACTGTTGCGCGCGAAGGGCTTCCACCGCCCTGGACAGTTGCGTCACGGTCGCCACGTAGATCATCAGCACGCCACCCGCGACCAGGACTTGCGATACCCGGTCGAGCACGTCCCACGGCGCCAGCATGTCCAGCACCACCCGGTCGATCGAGCCGTCGGGCAGGTCGGCGTCGACGACGTCGGAGATCACCAGTCGCCAGTTCTCCGGGAGCTCGCCGAAGAACGTCTCGACGTTGCGGCGCGCGTGCTCGGCGTGGTCGGCGCGGACGTCGTAGGAGATCACCTGTCCCCCCGGACCGACCGCGCGCAGCAGCGAACAGGTCAGCGCCCCAGACCCCGCACCCGCCTCCAGCACCCGCGCGCCGGGAAAGATGTCACCCTCGTGCACGATCTGTGCGGCGTCCTTCGGGTAGACCACCTGCGCGCCGCGCGGCATCGACAGGACATAGTCGACCAGCAGCGGGCGCAGCACCAGAAACTGGTCGCCGTTGGCCGACTTGACCACGCTGCCCTCCGGCTGCCCGATCACCGCGTCGTGCAGGATCGCCCCGCGATGAGTGTGGAACTCACTGCCGGGGCTGAGCACCATCGTGTAGTGCCGGCCCTTGGCGTCGGTGAGTTGAACACGATCGCCGATGACGAACGGGCCGGTGGTGGACACAGCCGCCTAGCCTGCCAGCAGACGCGCCGCCCGAGGTGCGCGGGGTTGTCCGACCTGGCTTCTAGGCTGCGGGACATGAACGACGAAGCGGAACAGCGTGCCAGGCGCAGGCCTGCCCTGTCTCCGTCGCGGGCGGCCGACTTCAAGCAGTGCCCGCTGCTCTACCGGTTCCGGGCGATCGATCGGCTCCCCGAACCGTCGTCGACGGCCCAGGTGCGCGGTTCGGTCGTGCACGCCGCGCTCGAGCAGCTCTACGGTTTACCCGCCGAGCAGCGCGGCCCGCAGACCGTCGACGCGCTGGTCGGACCGGCGTGGGAGCAGGTGCTCTCGGCCGAACCGGCGCTCGCCGAGCAGCTGGACACCGAACAGCAGACCCACCTGCTCGACGAGGCGCGCAAACTGCTGTCCGGTTACTACAGCCTGGAAGACCCGACCCGATTCGACCCGCAGAGCTGCGAGCAGCGCATCGAGGTCGAGCTGGCCGACGGCACCCTGCTGCGCGGGATCATCGACCGCATCGACGTCGCGCCCACCGGCGAGCTGCGAGTAGTCGACTACAAGACCGGCAAAGCGCCGCCGGCGGCGCGTGCGCTCGCCGAGTTCAAAGCGATGTTCCAGATGAAGTTCTATGCGGTCGCGCTGCTGCGCTCGCGTGGGGTGCTGCCGACCCGGTTGCGGCTGATCTATCTGTCTGACGGGCAGCTGCTGGACTACTCCCCCGACGAAGACGAGCTGCTGCGTTTTGAGAAGACGCTGATGGCGATCTGGAATGCGATCCAATCCGCTGGCGCCACAGGCGATTTCCGGCCCAGGCCATCGCGGCTCTGCGACTGGTGCGCACACCACTCGCATTGCCCCGCCTTCGGTGGCACGCCGCCGCCCTACCCGGGTTGGCCGCAGGTTCCCGACGAGGGCAACGCCGACACCGTCCTGCAGCACGGAGCCGAGCCGGCCGCCTAGGCGACTAGTCCAGCGGAGACATGTCCTGCAGCATGGTGGGGATCAGCTCGCTGACGGTCGGGTGGATGTGCATCGTGCGGGCCAGAGTCGTGTACGGCGCCTTGGCCGACATCGTGTCGAGAATGCCGTGGATTGCCTCGTCCCCGCCGACACCGAGAATGGCCGCCCCGAGTATCTGCTTGGTCTCGGCGTCGACCACGACCTTCATAAAGCCTTGCGTCTCACCCTTTTCGACCGCTCGGCCGACGCGGGTCATCGGCCGCTCGCCGACCAGCGCGGGTCGGCCGGACTTGCGAACCTGCTCGACGGTCAGGCCCACGCGACCAAGCGGCGGGTCGATGTAAAGGGCGTAGGCGGTGACGCGATCGCTCACGCGCCGCGGGTCGTCATCGAGCAGATTGGCGGCGACGATCTCGAAGTCGTTGTAGGAAGTGTGGGTGAACGCACCCTTGCCGTTGCAGTCCCCCATCGCCCAGATGTGGTCGACGCTGGTGCGCAGTTGGTCGTCGACGACGATGTAACCACGGTCGTCGATCTCCACCCCGGCCCGGTCGAGTTCGAGGTCGTCGGTGTTGGGGCGGCGCCCCACCGCGAGTAGCAGGTGGCTGCCGGCGATCGGTTCGGCACCGGACCGCGGGGTCAGCTCGAAGCCATTGGTGCGCTTGGCAACCCGAATGTCGTCGGCACCGGTGATGATGTCGATGCCCTCGTTCTCCAGGATCGAACGGATGGCGTCGGAGACGTCGTGGTCTTCGCGGGATGCGAGCCGATCGCCCCGTTCGACCACGGTCACCCGCGCGCCGAAGCGGCAATACATCTGCGCGAACTCGAGCGCGATGTAGCTACCGCCGACGACGACGAGATGCTCTGGCACCGTGTCGAGTTCGAGGATCGACACGTTGGTGAGGTACTCGATGTCGGCGAGGCCGGGAATGTCGGGCACCACCGCGCGGCCGCCGAGGTTGAGGAAGATGCGGTCGGCCTGAAGTGTGTCGTCACCGATCCGCAACGTGTGCGGATCGGTGAACCGCGCGTGACCGCGAAAGACGGTGCAGCCGTCCATGTCATCCAGCCAGCCCTCGACCCCCTGACGGTCGTCGAGCACGATGCCGTCCTTGCGCGCCTTGACTTTTGACATGTCGATGCTGACCGGTCCGGTGCTGACGCCGAAGTCGGCACCGCGGCGGGCCAGGTGTGCGGCGTAGGCGCTGGCAACCAACGTCTTGGTCGGGATGCAGCCGTTGTTGACGCACGTGCCGCCGAAGAGTTTGCGCTCCACCATCGCAACCGTCTGACCGGCGGCCGTCAACCGTCCCGCCAGCGGGGGCCCGGCTTGGCCGGCGCCCACGATGATCGCGTCGAAACGTGTTGTCACAGAGCGGCGGTGACGGCAGCCAGTGCAAACCCGCCGCCGACCGCGATCACGTCTTCGACGAGCGCAACCGGCAGGTCGCGGCCGAGCTTGGCGGAGAACGTGGCGCGGCCCTGGTAGCCGGCCATGGTGCCGAGCACGGCGCCGACCACGCCCGCGCCCAACGCGCTCCAGGTGACGCCCCAGACCGTGCCGATCACGGCGCCGGCAAAGCCACCGGAGAGAATGCGCCCGATGAACGCCGGCGGGGAGGTTCGCGCCAGCGTCTTGGGCTGCTTGTCTAGGAACAGCTCGCCGAGCGCCAGCACGCTGAAAACGATGGCGGTGATCAGGTTGCCCACCCAGGATGCCCAGGTGCCATTGAGGTTGATCCAGTGCAACACTGCGGCCCAGGCGACGACGGCCGGGGCGGTGAATGTCCGCAAACCGGCGATCGCGCCGATTCCGAGAGCGACAAGCAGAACGTAGAAGTGCGTCATGTGCGACATTGCTACCCCTCCTCAGGGTTCGGCAAACAACCGCGGCGTCAGCCGGACGCTAACACAGCGCGGCCCGATGAGGGAGACATGCCAATCAGAAGCGGAAGAACCGGACGCTGGATGCCAGAATCGCTTTCGCCCCGATGGCCGCCAACTGGTCCATGAGCGCGTTGACGCCGCGACGTGGGACCAAGGCGCGGATCGCCACCCAATCCGGATCGGCCAGCGGCGAGATGGTCGGCGATTCCAGTCCGGGCGTGATCGCGGTCGCCTGGTCGAGAACCGCACGCGGACAGTCGTAATCCAGCATCAGGTACTGCTGGCCGAACACCACGCCCTGCACACGCGCCACCAGTTGATCGCGTGCTGCGACATCGGGCCGTTCGGCGGCGTGTGCGTCCGTTTGTTCGATGAGCACTGCCTCTGAATCGCACAGGGTGTCGCCGAAGGCCGCGAGGTTGTGCAGGTTCAACGTGCGGCCGGATCCGACGACGTCGGCGATCGCGTCGGCAACGCCGAGCTGAATCGAGATCTCCACAGCGCCGTCGAGACGGATCACCCGTGCGTCAATCCCTCTGGCCCTCAAGTCTTCTCGCACGATGTTCGGATACGCCGTGGCGATACGCTTGCCGGCCAGGTCCTCGACGGTCCAGTCGCGCCCCCGGGGCGCGGCGTAACGAAAGGAGGACGCACCGAAGCCGAGCGCCAGCCGTTCGTGCACCGGGGCACGGGACTCGAGGGCCAAATCCCTTCCGGTGATACCGAAGTCGAGTTCGCCGGAACCGACGTAGATCGCGATGTCCTTGGGGCGCAGGAAGAAGAATTCGACGTGGTTGTGCGGGTCGATGACGGTCAGGTCTTTGGGGTCGGTGCGACGCCGGTAGCCGGCCTCGGACAGGATTTCGACGGCCGTTTCGCTGAGCGCCCCCTTGTTGGGAACGGCCACCCGCAGGTTGGTGGACCCGTGCGCCGTCATCAGAGTTTCCGGTAGACGTCGTCGAGGGTGAGCCCACGGGCGATCATCAGCACCTGAGCCCAATACAGCAATTGGCTGATCTCTTCGGCTAGCGCCTCGTCAGACTCGTGCTCGGCGGCCAGCCACACTTCGCCGGCCTCTTCGAGGATCTTCTTGCCCAGCGTGTGCACGCCGCTGTCCAGCGCGGCGACCGTGCCGCTGCCGGCCGGGCGGGTGCGGGCGCGTTCGCCGAGTTCGGCAAACAAATCCTCGAAGGTCTTCACGGCCAGCGATTCTGTCATGCGTAGCTGCGCAAAGTCACGGCGGTTTCAGGTGGTACCGACCTGAGCCACCTCATCGGGCATGTCCTCCAACGACACCCCGTTGGTCTCGCGCACCCAGCGCCACACGAAAACCAGCGACAGCACGGCACACAACGCATAGCAGCCGTAGGCGACCGGAAGCACATGCCGTAGCGCTGGAAACGACACCGCGATGATCCAGTTGGCCATCCACTGGACACCGGAGGCCAGGCCGAGCGCGGCCGACCGGATCCGGTTGGGGAACATCTCGCCCAGCAGCACCCACAGCGCCGGCCCCCAGGACACCGCGAACGCGACCACGAACAGATCGGCGGCCACCAGTGCGACGATCCCGGACGGACCGTCGAGTTGCGGCTCGCCGTTGCGGACCGACGCGCCCGCGAACACGACCGTCATGGTGATCAGCATCAGCGACATGCCCGCCGAACCCGACAGCAGCAGGGGCCTGCGGCCCAACCGGTCGATCAAAGCGATCGCCACCAATGTGATCAGCACGTTGACACCGGTGGTCACCAAGCCGATCGTGAACGATGACTCCTCACCGAATCCGACCGTCTCCCAGAGCATGTCGGAGTAGTTGAAGATGACGTTGATGCCGACGAACTGCTGGAAGACCGCCAAGCCCAAGCCGACCCAGACGATGCCGTACAGCCCACCCGTCGGCTTGCGCAGATCGCGCCACGACTGCTTCGTCTCCTCCTCGAGACTGTCGGCGATGCGGGCGATGGTGTGCCGAGCGTCGGCCTTACTGAGCAGCATCGAGAGCACTCGGTCGGCCTGCGAAATACGCTGTCGCGCAACCAGATAACGCGGCGACTCGGGGATGGCGAACAGCAGCGCGAAGTAGAGCAGCGCGAGCAGTAACTCGCTGAAAAAGGTCCAGCGCCAGGCCGCCAGGCCCAACCAGAGCGACCCGGTCGCCCCGCCCGCCAGGTGGAACGGGACCCAGGTCCAGGCCAGCGCCCCAAATAGCCCGCACACGATGGCGAGCTGCTGCAGCGACCCGAGCCGACCGCGGAAGCGC
The sequence above is a segment of the Candidatus Mycobacterium wuenschmannii genome. Coding sequences within it:
- the hisG gene encoding ATP phosphoribosyltransferase; the protein is MTAHGSTNLRVAVPNKGALSETAVEILSEAGYRRRTDPKDLTVIDPHNHVEFFFLRPKDIAIYVGSGELDFGITGRDLALESRAPVHERLALGFGASSFRYAAPRGRDWTVEDLAGKRIATAYPNIVREDLRARGIDARVIRLDGAVEISIQLGVADAIADVVGSGRTLNLHNLAAFGDTLCDSEAVLIEQTDAHAAERPDVAARDQLVARVQGVVFGQQYLMLDYDCPRAVLDQATAITPGLESPTISPLADPDWVAIRALVPRRGVNALMDQLAAIGAKAILASSVRFFRF
- a CDS encoding RecB family exonuclease, whose product is MNDEAEQRARRRPALSPSRAADFKQCPLLYRFRAIDRLPEPSSTAQVRGSVVHAALEQLYGLPAEQRGPQTVDALVGPAWEQVLSAEPALAEQLDTEQQTHLLDEARKLLSGYYSLEDPTRFDPQSCEQRIEVELADGTLLRGIIDRIDVAPTGELRVVDYKTGKAPPAARALAEFKAMFQMKFYAVALLRSRGVLPTRLRLIYLSDGQLLDYSPDEDELLRFEKTLMAIWNAIQSAGATGDFRPRPSRLCDWCAHHSHCPAFGGTPPPYPGWPQVPDEGNADTVLQHGAEPAA
- the trmI gene encoding tRNA (adenine(58)-N(1))-methyltransferase TrmI, whose protein sequence is MSTTGPFVIGDRVQLTDAKGRHYTMVLSPGSEFHTHRGAILHDAVIGQPEGSVVKSANGDQFLVLRPLLVDYVLSMPRGAQVVYPKDAAQIVHEGDIFPGARVLEAGAGSGALTCSLLRAVGPGGQVISYDVRADHAEHARRNVETFFGELPENWRLVISDVVDADLPDGSIDRVVLDMLAPWDVLDRVSQVLVAGGVLMIYVATVTQLSRAVEALRAQQCWTEPRAWETMQRGWNVVGLAVRPQHNMRGHTAFLVFARKLAPGAVTPTPLRRKQRPTEPSSVVAAAQIPSDGE
- a CDS encoding DUF4126 family protein, producing the protein MTHFYVLLVALGIGAIAGLRTFTAPAVVAWAAVLHWINLNGTWASWVGNLITAIVFSVLALGELFLDKQPKTLARTSPPAFIGRILSGGFAGAVIGTVWGVTWSALGAGVVGAVLGTMAGYQGRATFSAKLGRDLPVALVEDVIAVGGGFALAAVTAAL
- a CDS encoding FAD-containing oxidoreductase, producing MTTRFDAIIVGAGQAGPPLAGRLTAAGQTVAMVERKLFGGTCVNNGCIPTKTLVASAYAAHLARRGADFGVSTGPVSIDMSKVKARKDGIVLDDRQGVEGWLDDMDGCTVFRGHARFTDPHTLRIGDDTLQADRIFLNLGGRAVVPDIPGLADIEYLTNVSILELDTVPEHLVVVGGSYIALEFAQMYCRFGARVTVVERGDRLASREDHDVSDAIRSILENEGIDIITGADDIRVAKRTNGFELTPRSGAEPIAGSHLLLAVGRRPNTDDLELDRAGVEIDDRGYIVVDDQLRTSVDHIWAMGDCNGKGAFTHTSYNDFEIVAANLLDDDPRRVSDRVTAYALYIDPPLGRVGLTVEQVRKSGRPALVGERPMTRVGRAVEKGETQGFMKVVVDAETKQILGAAILGVGGDEAIHGILDTMSAKAPYTTLARTMHIHPTVSELIPTMLQDMSPLD
- a CDS encoding phosphoribosyl-ATP diphosphatase; translated protein: MTESLAVKTFEDLFAELGERARTRPAGSGTVAALDSGVHTLGKKILEEAGEVWLAAEHESDEALAEEISQLLYWAQVLMIARGLTLDDVYRKL
- a CDS encoding sugar porter family MFS transporter translates to MPDDPRAARAAFRSAVRFVSVAAIGGFLFGFDISTTNRAVKALQATFHIGNGLLGFATASGVLGAAIGAVWAGRIGDRIGRLSMMKLSAASFFVCGLGAGLAADIWTFIVFHLIGGIGIGFSSVAAPAYIAEVSPPRFRGRLGSLQQLAIVCGLFGALAWTWVPFHLAGGATGSLWLGLAAWRWTFFSELLLALLYFALLFAIPESPRYLVARQRISQADRVLSMLLSKADARHTIARIADSLEEETKQSWRDLRKPTGGLYGIVWVGLGLAVFQQFVGINVIFNYSDMLWETVGFGEESSFTIGLVTTGVNVLITLVAIALIDRLGRRPLLLSGSAGMSLMLITMTVVFAGASVRNGEPQLDGPSGIVALVAADLFVVAFAVSWGPALWVLLGEMFPNRIRSAALGLASGVQWMANWIIAVSFPALRHVLPVAYGCYALCAVLSLVFVWRWVRETNGVSLEDMPDEVAQVGTT